One Streptomyces sp. NBC_01217 genomic region harbors:
- a CDS encoding FAD-dependent oxidoreductase, with protein MTSKPAGPSSGLPSRRTMITGAAAGAAALATTAAGSAQAVAPAALGAPAASGTALAPAATGSDWDACLAIARAILVRDEQDQPLVPAYRDILLSKGLPRSRKDPKKVLVVGAGPAGLTAAHLLRGAGHTVTVIEANGNRVGGRIKTFRKGGHENAKAPFADPKQYAEAGAMRIPDSHPLVTGLIDSFGLKRRRFYLVDVDAEGRPANRTWIHVNGIRMRKADYAQKPQAVNRSFGVPAAFENKTAAQIVRDAFAPVRKEFEGKEGRELVEGWARVIQQYGHWSMFRFLTEAAKLDERTIDLIGTVENLTSRLHLAFVHSFIGASLISPDTAFFELPDGTATLADAMYKRVKDLVRLDRRATRISYGTDSVRVETVSEGKNGRPLVRETFTGDRAIITVPFSGLRHIPVAPALSYGKRRAITEIHYDAATKVLLEFSLRWWEFEEEQWKTELERIRPGLYDDYRLGKAPADGSLLGAHASVPRGHLPPNQRVHYAAYRATARNQPEAAHVIGGGSVTDNANRFMFQPSHPVERSAGGVVLASYSWADDALKWDSLDDDERYPHALGGVQDVYGQRIEVFYTGVGATQSWMRDPYAYGEASVLLPGQHTELFADVRSVEGPLHFAGCHTSIKPAWIEGAVESAVRSALEVHTS; from the coding sequence ATGACTTCGAAGCCTGCTGGACCTTCCTCCGGCCTGCCCTCCCGCCGCACCATGATCACGGGCGCCGCCGCCGGTGCCGCCGCCCTCGCCACGACCGCCGCGGGCTCCGCGCAGGCCGTCGCTCCGGCCGCCCTCGGCGCCCCCGCCGCATCCGGTACCGCGCTCGCCCCCGCGGCCACCGGTTCGGACTGGGACGCCTGCCTGGCCATCGCCCGCGCCATCCTCGTACGCGACGAACAGGACCAGCCGCTGGTCCCCGCCTACCGCGACATCCTGTTGTCCAAGGGCCTGCCGCGCAGCCGCAAGGATCCCAAGAAGGTGCTGGTCGTCGGCGCAGGCCCGGCCGGGCTCACCGCCGCCCATCTGCTGCGCGGCGCCGGGCACACCGTCACCGTGATCGAGGCCAACGGCAACCGCGTCGGCGGCCGGATCAAGACCTTCCGCAAGGGCGGCCACGAGAACGCGAAGGCGCCGTTCGCCGACCCGAAGCAGTACGCCGAGGCCGGTGCCATGCGCATCCCCGACAGCCATCCGCTCGTGACCGGGCTCATCGACAGCTTCGGTCTGAAGCGCCGCCGCTTCTATCTGGTCGATGTCGATGCCGAGGGCCGCCCGGCGAACCGCACCTGGATCCATGTCAACGGCATCCGGATGCGCAAGGCCGACTACGCGCAGAAGCCGCAGGCGGTCAACCGCTCGTTCGGGGTCCCCGCGGCGTTCGAGAACAAGACCGCCGCGCAGATCGTGCGGGATGCCTTCGCACCCGTGCGCAAGGAGTTCGAGGGCAAGGAGGGCCGCGAGCTCGTCGAGGGCTGGGCGCGGGTCATCCAGCAGTACGGACACTGGTCGATGTTCCGCTTCCTGACCGAGGCGGCCAAGCTCGACGAGCGCACCATCGACCTCATCGGCACGGTCGAGAACCTCACCTCGCGGCTCCATCTCGCCTTTGTGCACAGCTTCATCGGGGCCTCCCTGATCAGCCCGGACACCGCGTTCTTCGAGCTGCCGGACGGCACCGCAACCCTGGCCGACGCGATGTACAAGCGGGTCAAGGACCTCGTGCGGCTGGACCGCCGGGCCACCAGGATCAGTTACGGCACGGACAGCGTCCGGGTGGAGACGGTGTCCGAGGGCAAGAACGGCAGGCCGCTCGTGCGCGAGACGTTCACCGGCGACCGGGCGATCATCACCGTGCCGTTCTCCGGGCTGCGTCACATCCCCGTCGCCCCCGCGCTCTCGTACGGCAAGCGGCGCGCGATCACCGAGATCCACTACGACGCGGCGACCAAGGTGCTGCTCGAATTCAGCCTCCGCTGGTGGGAGTTCGAGGAGGAGCAGTGGAAGACCGAGCTGGAGAGGATCAGGCCCGGTCTGTACGACGACTACCGGCTGGGCAAGGCGCCGGCCGACGGTTCGCTGCTGGGCGCCCATGCCTCCGTACCGCGCGGTCATCTCCCGCCCAACCAGCGCGTGCACTACGCGGCGTACCGCGCCACCGCCCGCAACCAGCCCGAGGCGGCGCATGTCATCGGCGGCGGATCGGTCACCGACAACGCCAACCGCTTCATGTTCCAGCCGTCCCACCCGGTCGAACGGAGCGCGGGCGGTGTCGTCCTCGCCTCGTACAGCTGGGCCGACGACGCGCTGAAGTGGGACTCGCTGGACGACGACGAGCGCTACCCGCACGCCCTGGGCGGGGTGCAGGACGTGTACGGGCAGCGCATCGAGGTCTTCTACACGGGTGTCGGCGCCACCCAGTCGTGGATGCGTGACCCGTACGCGTACGGCGAGGCCTCGGTGCTGCTGCCGGGCCAGCACACCGAGCTGTTCGCCGATGTGCGCTCGGTCGAGGGGCCGCTGCACTTCGCGGGCTGCCACACCTCGATCAAGCCGGCCTGGATCGAGGGGGCCGTGGAGTCGGCGGTCAGGTCCGCGCTGGAGGTGCACACCAGCTGA
- a CDS encoding EI24 domain-containing protein, protein MRDLGAGFGYLIKGQRWAGGHGRWFGFGLLPGLITLVLYAAALVGLGYGADDLVAWATPFADDWSSPWLGLLRTTLTVLVFVLGLFLAVITFTAVTLLVGQPFYESLSEQVDRTEGGGVPESGLPLWRELWISARDSIRVLARVGLYAVLLFALGFIPVLGQTVVPVIGFCVTGYFLAEELTAVALQRRGMVLKDRLVLLRGRRMLTLGFGVPLGLAFLVPFVAVFLMPGAVAGATLLARDLVAPEEDGDRIPTPYTLDKD, encoded by the coding sequence ATGCGTGATCTAGGGGCGGGCTTCGGCTACTTGATAAAGGGACAGCGGTGGGCCGGCGGGCACGGACGCTGGTTCGGCTTCGGGCTGCTGCCCGGACTCATCACGCTCGTCCTGTACGCGGCGGCGCTCGTCGGCCTCGGCTACGGCGCCGACGACCTGGTGGCCTGGGCGACCCCCTTCGCCGACGACTGGTCATCACCCTGGCTCGGCCTGCTGCGCACCACCCTGACCGTGCTGGTCTTCGTCCTCGGGCTCTTCCTCGCCGTGATCACGTTCACCGCCGTGACGCTGCTGGTCGGCCAGCCCTTCTACGAGTCCCTCTCCGAGCAGGTCGACCGCACGGAGGGCGGCGGGGTCCCCGAGTCCGGGCTGCCGCTCTGGCGGGAACTGTGGATCTCCGCCCGCGACAGCATCCGCGTCCTGGCGCGGGTGGGGCTGTACGCGGTGCTGCTCTTCGCCCTCGGATTCATTCCGGTCCTCGGCCAGACCGTCGTGCCCGTGATCGGGTTCTGTGTCACCGGCTACTTCCTCGCCGAGGAACTCACCGCCGTCGCGCTCCAGCGCCGCGGCATGGTCCTGAAGGACCGGCTGGTGCTGCTGCGTGGCCGCCGCATGCTGACCCTCGGCTTCGGCGTACCGCTGGGACTCGCCTTCCTCGTCCCGTTCGTCGCCGTGTTCCTGATGCCGGGCGCCGTCGCCGGAGCCACTCTGCTGGCCCGTGATCTGGTGGCGCCCGAGGAGGACGGGGACCGGATCCCCACCCCGTACACCCTCGACAAGGACTGA
- a CDS encoding organic hydroperoxide resistance protein, which yields MAIQDITVAYTAVATAENGRDGRVSSDDGNLDVVVNPPKAMGGSGAGTNPEQLFAAGYSACFQGALGVVARQEKADISGSTVTAEVSIGKTAEGGFGLQVAIVATIPNVDTATAQSLIEKAHQVCPYSNATRGNIKVELSVA from the coding sequence ATGGCCATTCAGGACATCACTGTCGCCTACACCGCCGTCGCCACCGCGGAGAACGGCCGTGACGGCCGCGTCTCGTCCGACGACGGCAATCTCGACGTCGTCGTCAACCCGCCCAAGGCCATGGGCGGAAGCGGCGCGGGCACCAACCCGGAGCAGCTCTTCGCGGCCGGCTACAGCGCCTGCTTCCAGGGCGCCCTCGGCGTCGTGGCCCGTCAGGAGAAGGCCGACATCTCCGGCTCCACGGTGACCGCCGAGGTCTCCATCGGCAAGACCGCCGAGGGCGGCTTCGGTCTTCAGGTCGCGATCGTTGCGACCATCCCGAACGTCGACACCGCCACCGCGCAGTCGCTCATCGAGAAGGCCCACCAGGTGTGCCCGTACTCGAACGCCACGCGCGGCAACATCAAGGTCGAGCTGTCGGTCGCCTGA
- a CDS encoding NADP-dependent oxidoreductase has protein sequence MSAALPTSGREWHLVARPHGWPKAEDFALREAPVTAPGEGRVLVRNLYFSVDPYMRGRMNDVKSYTPPFKLDHPMDGGAVGEVIASNAPGIAVGDHVLHGLGWREYADVPAKHAVKVDASLAPLSAYLGVLGMTGLTAYAGLFDVASFKEGDAVFVSGAAGAVGSQVGQMAKLKGASRVIGSAGSDEKVKLLVEEYGFDAAFNYKNGPVAEQLRQAAPDGIDVYFDNVGGEHLEAAISSLKLHGRVTVCGMIAQYNATEPTPGPRNLALVIGKRLRIQGMLVGDHAALQPQFVQEVAGWLASGELKYRETIVEGIENGFDAFTGLLRGENTGKMVVSLV, from the coding sequence ATGTCTGCAGCACTTCCCACGTCCGGCCGTGAATGGCACCTCGTCGCCCGCCCCCACGGCTGGCCGAAGGCCGAGGATTTCGCGCTGCGTGAGGCCCCGGTCACCGCCCCCGGCGAGGGCCGCGTCCTCGTCCGCAATCTGTACTTCTCGGTCGACCCGTACATGCGGGGCCGGATGAACGACGTGAAGTCGTACACTCCGCCCTTCAAGCTCGACCACCCCATGGACGGCGGAGCGGTCGGCGAGGTCATCGCCTCGAACGCACCCGGCATCGCGGTCGGCGACCACGTCCTGCACGGTCTCGGCTGGCGCGAGTACGCCGACGTCCCGGCCAAGCACGCCGTGAAGGTCGACGCCTCGCTCGCCCCGCTCTCCGCCTATCTCGGCGTGCTCGGCATGACCGGACTCACCGCCTACGCGGGCCTCTTCGACGTCGCCTCCTTCAAGGAGGGCGACGCCGTCTTCGTCTCCGGCGCGGCAGGTGCGGTCGGCAGCCAGGTCGGCCAGATGGCGAAGCTCAAGGGCGCCTCACGGGTCATCGGCTCGGCCGGTTCCGACGAGAAGGTCAAGCTTCTCGTGGAGGAGTACGGCTTCGACGCCGCCTTCAACTACAAGAACGGCCCGGTCGCCGAGCAGCTGCGCCAGGCCGCCCCCGACGGCATCGACGTCTACTTCGACAACGTCGGCGGCGAGCACCTCGAAGCGGCGATCTCCTCGCTCAAGCTGCACGGCCGCGTGACCGTCTGCGGAATGATCGCCCAGTACAACGCCACCGAGCCGACCCCCGGCCCGCGCAACCTCGCCCTGGTCATCGGCAAGCGGCTGCGCATCCAGGGCATGCTCGTCGGTGATCACGCCGCGCTCCAGCCGCAGTTCGTCCAGGAGGTCGCCGGCTGGCTGGCCTCGGGCGAGCTGAAGTACCGCGAGACGATTGTCGAGGGCATCGAGAACGGCTTCGACGCCTTCACGGGCCTGCTGCGCGGGGAGAACACCGGGAAGATGGTCGTCTCCCTCGTCTGA
- a CDS encoding MarR family winged helix-turn-helix transcriptional regulator — MAPTRTDPLTLEVVELIGTVVARYYEEYDEAAAAHSLTGAQARVLGLLSLEPLPMRRIAEKLKCEPSNVTGIVDRLETRGLVERRPDPADRRVKLAAPTEKGARTARELRDSLTFAREPLAELSHGDRAVLRDLLRRMLGESVPRRD; from the coding sequence ATGGCCCCCACTCGCACAGACCCTCTGACCCTCGAAGTCGTCGAGCTCATCGGTACCGTCGTGGCGCGCTACTACGAGGAGTACGACGAGGCCGCGGCGGCCCACTCCCTCACCGGCGCGCAGGCGCGCGTGCTCGGGCTGCTCTCCCTGGAACCGCTGCCCATGCGCAGGATCGCCGAGAAGCTGAAGTGCGAGCCGTCGAACGTCACCGGCATCGTCGACCGGTTGGAGACGCGCGGTCTGGTGGAGCGCAGGCCGGACCCGGCCGACCGGCGGGTGAAGCTGGCCGCGCCGACGGAGAAGGGCGCGCGGACGGCGCGGGAGCTGCGCGATTCGCTCACCTTCGCGCGGGAGCCGCTGGCCGAGCTGTCGCACGGGGACCGGGCGGTGCTGCGGGACCTGCTGCGGCGGATGCTGGGCGAGTCAGTCCCGCGCCGCGACTGA
- a CDS encoding SCO2400 family protein — translation MDYCHPCQRHLNGALACAGCGTPAEALSHYATPAHSGHEPDAERETPAPPQPGGRRRGRSAARSARGARGSRKADRRAGTEGRGRRAHRRRGRTALFTVLGVVLAAGALSLAELAIEPNGGDGASEYVRESVSVTTEPAPDPSASDAPEGPGPVDGPSVLPATDSHPAEATGTRGATGEARPASSDAASAPASTAPSDSADPSSSPTGETPGDPSDSPRPSGKPTKSTPPAPPTPSPTPTPTPSEPCWLWFCW, via the coding sequence ATGGATTACTGCCACCCCTGTCAGCGGCATCTCAATGGCGCCCTGGCCTGTGCCGGATGCGGAACCCCCGCCGAGGCACTGAGCCACTACGCGACGCCCGCGCACTCCGGTCACGAACCGGATGCGGAGCGCGAGACGCCCGCACCGCCCCAGCCCGGGGGCCGACGCCGGGGGCGCAGTGCTGCCCGGTCCGCACGCGGCGCACGGGGTTCCCGCAAGGCGGACCGGAGAGCCGGGACGGAGGGACGCGGCCGCCGCGCACACCGCCGTCGCGGCCGGACGGCCCTGTTCACCGTGCTCGGCGTGGTGCTCGCGGCCGGGGCGCTGAGCCTGGCCGAGCTGGCCATCGAGCCGAACGGCGGCGACGGCGCCTCGGAGTACGTACGCGAATCGGTCTCGGTCACGACCGAGCCCGCCCCGGACCCCTCCGCGAGCGACGCGCCCGAGGGGCCGGGCCCGGTGGACGGCCCCTCCGTGCTCCCGGCCACCGATTCGCATCCCGCCGAGGCCACGGGTACCCGCGGGGCGACGGGCGAGGCCCGCCCGGCGAGTTCCGACGCCGCATCGGCACCGGCCTCCACCGCGCCCTCCGACTCCGCGGACCCGTCCTCCAGCCCCACCGGGGAGACGCCCGGCGATCCCTCGGACTCCCCCCGGCCCAGCGGCAAGCCGACGAAGTCCACGCCTCCGGCCCCGCCCACGCCCAGCCCGACGCCCACGCCGACTCCGTCCGAGCCGTGCTGGTTGTGGTTCTGCTGGTGA
- a CDS encoding rod shape-determining protein, translating to MTVSLEQLRRCHVAVDLGAARTRVYVKGLGLVVDEPSAAAMNTRTGSLIAVGTLAEQMTGRTPDYIRVVRPVTGGTVIDIDMAQRMLRQLLGDKLRRQLRRKPRLRAAACTPHDSDPLAQRATVETLVGLGARRVELVDTLIAAAVGCGLPVEQPTASMIMVCGAATTQIAVLSLGSIVTAVRIPVGGDAIDHAVIQHLRQHHALMLPSQSVRPLQLALSGSGLTAHGPATTEIHGRDVATGLARSVQVDTAAVREAIHAPLTAVLDGLGKILRDCPPDLVADIADCGIMMVGGSALLPGLDQMLRDATGVPVHIAERPDVCSVLGLGAMLDGKIQPMVLDPLAC from the coding sequence GTGACCGTCAGCCTTGAGCAGTTGCGCCGTTGCCATGTCGCCGTCGACCTCGGGGCCGCGCGGACCCGTGTGTACGTCAAGGGGCTCGGGCTCGTCGTCGACGAACCGAGCGCCGCCGCCATGAACACCCGTACCGGCTCGCTCATCGCCGTCGGCACGCTCGCCGAACAGATGACGGGCCGCACCCCCGACTACATCCGGGTCGTCCGCCCGGTCACCGGCGGGACCGTCATCGACATCGACATGGCCCAGCGCATGCTCCGCCAGCTGCTCGGCGACAAGCTCCGCCGCCAGCTGCGCCGCAAGCCTCGGCTGCGGGCCGCCGCCTGTACCCCGCACGACAGCGATCCGCTCGCCCAGCGGGCCACCGTCGAGACACTCGTCGGACTGGGCGCCCGGCGGGTCGAGCTGGTCGACACCCTGATCGCGGCGGCCGTCGGCTGCGGGCTCCCCGTCGAGCAGCCGACCGCCTCCATGATCATGGTGTGCGGGGCGGCGACCACGCAGATCGCGGTGCTCTCGCTCGGTTCGATCGTGACCGCCGTACGCATCCCGGTCGGTGGCGACGCCATCGATCACGCGGTGATCCAGCATCTGCGCCAGCACCACGCCCTGATGCTGCCGAGCCAGTCCGTGCGCCCGCTCCAGCTGGCGCTCAGCGGCAGCGGTCTGACCGCGCACGGCCCCGCCACGACCGAGATCCACGGCCGTGACGTGGCGACCGGTCTGGCCCGCTCGGTGCAGGTCGACACCGCCGCCGTGCGGGAGGCCATCCACGCCCCGCTGACCGCGGTGCTCGACGGCCTCGGCAAGATCCTGCGGGACTGCCCGCCCGACCTGGTGGCCGACATCGCCGACTGCGGGATCATGATGGTCGGCGGCAGCGCGCTGCTGCCCGGTCTCGACCAGATGCTGCGGGATGCGACGGGCGTGCCCGTGCACATCGCGGAGCGGCCCGACGTCTGCTCCGTACTGGGGCTCGGTGCGATGCTGGACGGCAAGATCCAGCCGATGGTTCTCGACCCGCTCGCCTGCTGA
- a CDS encoding GAF domain-containing sensor histidine kinase — translation MTEESANETAADASAGPVGEEPAGTPRTPRLPMLLEAVLRIGTDLELRATLQQIVDTATALTGAGYGALGVLDPERSTITELFTTGLDDAGRQRIGRFPNGHSGMLGVLIDEPQPLRSDDLATDPRSSGVPPGHPTMHSFLGAPIRVQDEVFGNLYLTEKRTGHFTDTDMALLRVLATQAGIAIGNARLYEAARQRERWIEGAAAVTTTLLTGGNATDALMTVAEGARALADASAGVILQPTAEGGMEIVTASTLDDPAGIVGTTIEPGSAVLVQLLGGEPVFIDDSATDPRMTTHVRSRFGPSMMLPLQSGGRLIGTLALPRRRGARPYTAVDRLLASQFASQAALALVLADAQHDREQLAVYEDRDRIARDLHDLVVQRLFATEMMLESTRRKAAAPETDELLGKAVDELDSTIQEVRTAIFALQQPPAEAPATFRGRVLRETRGAAAVLGFQPSVHFSGAVDTLVRDPVDRQLLGALRSALAAAHRRAGVSAIEVEVDASAVLPDGRAAVRLAVADNGRDEDGSRSSTVIWQAPL, via the coding sequence ATGACCGAGGAATCGGCGAACGAGACGGCGGCGGACGCGTCCGCGGGGCCGGTGGGCGAAGAGCCGGCCGGCACCCCTCGGACGCCCCGGCTGCCGATGCTCCTGGAAGCTGTGCTGCGCATCGGCACCGATCTCGAACTGCGGGCCACCCTCCAGCAGATCGTGGACACCGCCACCGCGCTGACCGGGGCGGGATACGGCGCGCTCGGTGTGCTCGACCCCGAGCGCTCCACCATCACCGAGCTGTTCACCACGGGCCTCGACGACGCCGGACGGCAGCGCATCGGCCGCTTCCCGAACGGGCACTCGGGGATGCTCGGCGTCCTCATCGACGAACCGCAGCCGCTGCGCTCGGACGACCTGGCCACCGACCCGCGCTCCAGCGGGGTGCCGCCCGGCCACCCGACGATGCACTCCTTCCTCGGGGCGCCGATCCGGGTGCAGGACGAGGTCTTCGGCAATCTCTACCTCACCGAGAAGCGCACCGGCCACTTCACCGATACGGACATGGCGCTGCTGCGGGTGCTGGCCACACAGGCCGGAATCGCGATCGGCAACGCGCGGCTGTACGAGGCCGCCCGGCAGCGGGAGCGCTGGATCGAGGGGGCGGCCGCCGTCACCACCACCCTGCTGACCGGCGGGAACGCGACCGACGCGCTGATGACCGTCGCCGAGGGGGCCAGGGCGCTCGCCGACGCCTCCGCCGGGGTGATCCTCCAGCCGACCGCGGAGGGCGGGATGGAGATCGTCACCGCGTCCACGCTCGACGACCCCGCCGGGATCGTCGGTACGACCATCGAGCCCGGCTCCGCCGTGCTGGTCCAGCTGCTGGGCGGGGAGCCGGTGTTCATCGACGACTCGGCCACCGATCCGCGGATGACGACGCATGTGCGGTCGCGGTTCGGCCCCAGCATGATGCTGCCGCTGCAGAGCGGCGGGCGGCTGATCGGCACCCTCGCCCTGCCCCGGCGGCGCGGCGCCCGCCCGTACACGGCCGTGGACCGGCTGCTGGCCTCGCAGTTCGCCTCGCAGGCCGCGCTCGCCCTGGTCCTGGCGGACGCCCAGCACGACCGGGAGCAGCTCGCGGTGTACGAGGACCGGGACAGGATCGCCCGTGATCTGCACGACCTCGTCGTCCAGCGGCTGTTCGCGACCGAGATGATGCTGGAGTCGACCCGTCGCAAGGCCGCCGCCCCGGAGACGGACGAGCTGCTCGGCAAGGCCGTCGACGAGCTGGACTCCACCATTCAGGAGGTGCGGACGGCGATCTTCGCCCTCCAGCAGCCGCCCGCCGAGGCCCCCGCCACATTCCGCGGTCGGGTGCTGCGGGAGACCAGGGGCGCCGCCGCCGTTCTCGGCTTCCAGCCGTCGGTGCACTTCAGCGGGGCGGTCGACACACTGGTCCGGGACCCCGTGGACCGGCAGCTGCTCGGCGCGCTGCGGAGCGCGCTCGCGGCCGCGCACCGGCGGGCCGGGGTGTCGGCGATCGAGGTGGAGGTGGATGCGTCGGCCGTGCTGCCGGACGGGCGGGCCGCGGTACGCCTGGCGGTCGCGGACAACGGCCGCGACGAGGACGGCTCGCGCTCCTCGACCGTCATCTGGCAGGCGCCGCTCTGA
- a CDS encoding Lrp/AsnC family transcriptional regulator — protein sequence MDRLDREILGILQEDARISYRDLGVRVGLSANAAADRVRRLRRDGVIRGFTVIIDPAADTRTGLVVFIDVSLRIDTTNEVFERAVLALPGITEVVHVTGGHDYLVRATVADTAGLDGLLRRLKREAGVAHSNTRIALRAAPAR from the coding sequence ATGGACCGTCTGGACAGGGAAATCCTAGGCATCCTGCAGGAGGATGCCCGGATCTCGTACCGCGATCTGGGTGTACGGGTCGGGCTCAGCGCCAACGCCGCGGCCGACCGGGTGCGCCGGCTGCGGCGCGACGGCGTCATCCGCGGCTTCACCGTGATCATCGACCCGGCCGCCGACACCCGCACGGGCCTTGTCGTCTTCATCGATGTGTCGCTGCGGATCGACACGACGAACGAGGTGTTCGAGCGGGCGGTGCTCGCCCTGCCCGGCATCACCGAGGTGGTCCATGTGACCGGTGGCCACGACTATCTCGTACGGGCCACCGTCGCCGACACCGCGGGCCTGGACGGACTGCTGCGCAGACTCAAGCGGGAGGCCGGTGTCGCCCACTCCAACACCCGCATCGCGCTCAGAGCGGCGCCTGCCAGATGA